A single Gambusia affinis linkage group LG22, SWU_Gaff_1.0, whole genome shotgun sequence DNA region contains:
- the xrn2 gene encoding 5'-3' exoribonuclease 2, giving the protein MGVPAFFRWLSRKYPSIIVHCVEEKGKECNGVRIPVDTTKPNPNEVEFDNLYLDMNGIIHPCTHPEDKPAPKNEDEMMVAIFEYIDRLFNIVRPRRVLYMAIDGVAPRAKMNQQRSRRFRASKEGAELTEEKNRMREEVTQRGGYLPPEEIKERFDSNCITPGTEFMDNLAQCLRYYVAERLSNDPGWKNVAVFLSDASVPGEGEHKIMDFIRRQRAQPNHDPNTHHCLCGADADLIMLGLATHEPNFTIIREEFKPNKPRPCSLCGQTGHEIKDCQGVARQKQGEHDEFAGAMPAAEQEFIFIRLCVLREYLSRELTMASLPFPFDFERSVDDWVFMCFFVGNDFLPHLPSLEIREGAIDRLVSIYKDVVHKTGGYLTQNGFVNLERVEMIMQAVGVAEDNIFRKRKEDDENFKRRNKEKRKRMKAEQQGPAFMTSGQFAPQALGRRDRPEPVHNARYQAYDMRMQSVEQHNKDAAQSLKSMMRNGGRSSAGVSDGTDRGVKRKTEDSDSEPEPEDNVRLWEDGWKQRYYKTKFDVDVSDDGFRKKVVRSYVEGLCWVLRYYYQGCASWKWFFPFHYAPFASDFRDIQGMFSEFEKDTKPFKPLEQLMGVFPAASGNFLPPTWRNLMMSADSSIIDFYPDDFAIDLNGKKYAWQGVALLPFVDERRLRAALADVYPDLTPDEVRRNSLGSDILFLGRSHPLFDFIHELYRSETQEEAPVPAELCHGIQGTLNLDEDPILPDETVKSPVPLLRDISLNSAINVKFRDPQFAEGFVFKAVLLPGAKMPSKVLKPEDYERGARGPWRPQLGFNPNRQQAHLDQSGFRALGHSLPRAQQFRGQYSNTAPPSSYHQGSYSRHAHSSGQQHFQHSRQNAPQRPPPSFSSVPPPFPRQQQPYRGGGHGWDRALQAQQSAYQQNLSRGGVGPGGYQQRYGQHREDWSDRRDNRGQQQARGFPLPPPSRNIRWNN; this is encoded by the exons ATGGGAGTTCCGGCTTTTTTCCGCTGGCTGAGCCGGAAGTACCCGTCGATAATCGTCCACTGTGTGGAGGAGAAG GGGAAGGAGTGTAACGGCGTTCGCATCCCGGTGGACACGACCAAGCCGAATCCCAACGAGGTGGAGTTTGATAACCTGTACCTGGACATGAACGGGATCATCCACCCGTGCACCCACCCTGAGGACAA gCCCGCTCCAAAGAATGAGGATGAGATGATGGTGGCGATATTTGAGTACATCGACCGCCTGTTCAACATCGTGCGCCCCAGGCGGGTTCTCTACATGGCCATCGACGGAGTG GCTCCCCGGGCCAAAATGAACCAGCAGCGCTCCCGGCGGTTCCGGGCCTCCAAGGAGGGGGCGGAGCTGACGGAGGAGAAGAACCGCATGAGGGAGGAGGTCACCCAGAGAG GAGGATATCTTCCACCAGAGGAGATCAAGGAGCGATTCGACAGCAACTGCATCACTCCT GGCACAGAGTTCATGGATAACCTGGCTCAGTGTCTGCGTTACTACGTGGCGGAGCGGCTCAGCAACGACCCGGGATGGAAGAACGTGGCG GTTTTCCTGTCTGACGCCAGCGTTCCAGGGGAAGGAGAACACAAGATCATGGATTTCATCAGGAGACAGAGAG CTCAGCCCAACCACGACCCGAACACACACCACTGCCTGTGTGGCGCAGACG CTGACCTCATCATGCTGGGCCTGGCCACCCATGAGCCAAACTTCACCATCATCAGGGAGGAGTTCAAGCCCAACAAGCCGCGGCCGTGTTCGCTGTGCGGCCAGACGGGCCACGAGATCAAGGACTGTCAGGGCGTGGCGCGCCAGAAGCAGGGAGAG CATGATGAGTTCGCCGGCGCCATGCCTGCAGCCGAACAGGAGTTCATCTTCATCAGGCTCTGTGTCCTGAGGGAG TACCTGTCCAGAGAGCTGACCATGGCCAGCCTGCCGTTCCCCTTTGACTTTGAGAGGAGCGTGGACGACTGGGTCTTCATGTGCTTCTTCGTGGGAAACGACTTCCTGCCTCACCTTCCTTCCCTGGAGATCAG AGAGGGCGCCATCGACCGGCTGGTCAGCATCTACAAGGACGTGGTGCACAAGACCGGA GGCTACCTGACGCAGAACGGGTTTGTGAACCTGGAGAGGGTGGAGATGATCATGCAGGCGGTGGGCGTGGCCGAGGATAACATCTTCAGGAAGCGCAAAGAGGACGAT GAGAACTTCAAGAGGAGAAACAAGGAGAAACGCAAGAGGATGAAG GCCGAGCAGCAGGGTCCGGCCTTCATGACCTCGGGTCAGTTCGCCCCCCAGGCCCTGGGCAGGCGGGACCGTCCTGAGCCGGTCCACAACGCTCGCTACCAGGCCTACGACATGAGGATGCAGTCGGTCGAGCAGCACAACAAG GATGCAGCTCAGTCCCTGAAGTCCATGATGAGGAACGGCGGCAGG TCGTCTGCAGGCGTGAGCGACGGCACAGATCGAGGAGTCAAAAGGAAAACTGAGGACAGCGACAGCGAGCCGGAGCCCGAAGACAACGTCAG GCTGTGGGAGGACGGATGGAAGCAGAGGTACTATAAGACCAAGTTCGACGTGGACGTGTCCGACGACGGCTTCAGGAAGAAGGTGGTGCGCTCCTACGTGGAGGGGCTGTGCTGGGTGCTGCGCTACTACTACCAG GGCTGCGCCTCCTGGAAGTGGTTCTTCCCGTTCCACTACGCTCCGTTTGCCTCCGACTTCAGAGATATCCAGGGAATGTTCTCGGAGTTTGAGAAGGACACCAAGCCA TTCAAGCCTCTGGAGCAGCTGATGGGAGTGTTTCCTGCCGCCAGTGGCAACTTCCTGCCGCCCACATGGAGGAACCTGATGATGAGCGCG GATTCCTCCATCATCGACTTTTACCCCGACGACTTCGCCATCGACTTGAACGGGAAGAAGTATGCCTGGCAGG GCGTAGCCCTGCTGCCGTTTGTGGATGAGCGTCGACTGAGGGCAGCTCTGGCCGACGTTTACCCCGACCTGACGCCCGACGAAG TGCGGAGGAACAGTCTGGGCAGCGACATCTTGTTCCTGGGCAGATCTCACCCGCTGTTCGACTTCATCCATGAGCTGTACCGCTCAGAGACCCAGGag GAGGCGCCGGTTCCGGCGGAGCTCTGCCACGGCATCCAGGGAACGCTGAACCTGGACGAAGACCCCATCCTTCCAGACGA GACGGTGAAGTCGCCCGTTCCTCTGCTCAGAGACATTTCACTCAACAGCGCCATCAA TGTGAAGTTCAGGGACCCTCAGTTCGCTGAAGGCTTCGTGTTCAAAGCGGTTCTGCTGCCGGGAGCCAA GATGCCCAGCAAGGTGCTGAAACCAGAGGACTATGAGCGGGGGGCCCGGGGGCCCTGGAGGCCCCAGCTGGGCTTCAACCCCAACAGGCAGCAGGCCCACCTGGACCAGTCCGGCTTCCGGGCGCTGGG CCACAGCCTGCCCAGAGCCCAGCAGTTCAGAGGTCAGTACAGCAACACTGCACCGCCCAGCAGCTACCACCAGGGGAGCTACAGCCGCCACGCCCACAGCAGCGGCCAGCAGCACTTCCAGC ATTCCAGGCAGAACGCGCCGCAGCGTCCGCCGCCGTCCTTCAGCAGCGTTCCGCCGCCGTTCCCCAG GCAGCAGCAGCCGTACCGCGGCGGGGGCCACGGCTGGGACCGGGCCCTCCAGGCTCAGCAGTCTGCGTACCAGCAGAACCTGAGCCGCGGCGGGGTGGGACCGGGCGGCTACCAGCAGCGCTACGGCCAGCACCGGGAAGACTGGAGCGATCGCCGTGACAACCGGGGCCAGCAGCAG GCCAGAGGAttccctctccctcctccatCCAGAAATATCCGCTGGAATAACTGA
- the LOC122825546 gene encoding bifunctional protein GlmU-like → MAAGSVLRVHAVRFGPGQELLGSLQALVEERRLRAPFIITCVGSVTRATLRLANATATNTNEVLQLSGRYEIVSLVGTLNSDAHLHISLADAQGATVGGHVLGGLEVFTTAEVVVGDAVDLRFSREPDPRTGFPELVVLTRSEPEEGSGPGPGSV, encoded by the exons ATG GCGGCCGGGTCGGTTCTGCGGGTCCATGCGGTCCGGTTCGGTCCGGGTCAGGAACTGTTGGGATCGCTGCAGGCGTTGGTGGAGGAGCGACGACTCAGAGCGCCCTTCATCATCACCTGTGTGGGCAGCGTTACCAGGGCAACGCTCAGGCTGGCAAACGCCACGGCAACAAATACTAACGAG GTTCTGCAGCTCAGCGGTCGCTATGAGATCGTCTCTCTGGTCGGGACGCTCAACAGCGACGCCCACCTCCACATCAGCCTGGCGGACGCCCAGGGTGCCACGGTGGGCGGCCATGTTCTGGGCGGCCTGGAGGTGTTCACCACCGCCGAGGTCGTCGTGGGCGACGCCGTCGACCTGCGGTTCAGCAGGGAGCCCGACCCGAGGACGGGCTTCCCCGAACtggtggttctgacccggtcagAGCCTGAAGAGGGTTCTGGACCCGGACCCGGTTCTGTCTGA